In the Lepisosteus oculatus isolate fLepOcu1 chromosome 6, fLepOcu1.hap2, whole genome shotgun sequence genome, one interval contains:
- the mos gene encoding proto-oncogene serine/threonine-protein kinase mos produces the protein MPSPIPVSRLLPKEFYPSIDLGPCSSPLEKHVKDSTLHLPSQGFKARNALKLWSCVIQWKQLRLLHPLGSGGFGSVYKGTYYGKTVAVKKVKKCTKNRLASRQSFWSELNAAHLQHENIVRIVAATTCIPESVENQDNIGTIIMEFAGTATLHHVIYNHAPPLETETCFRFSKDIANGLHFLHSHCIIHLDLKPANVLVTDGNICKIADFGCSQKVDNYNDISPARPQNCHLGGTYTHRAPELLKGENASFKADIYSFGITFWQLMTRGQPYTGDRQAVLYAVVAYDLRPAVTDGVFNETPLGQTCKAFMCRCWNKDPRERPSAKELIGKVETLQDLLTTM, from the coding sequence ATGCCTTCTCCGATTCCGGTTAGCCGTTTGTTACCAAAGGAATTTTACCCAAGCATTGACCTAGGACCATGTAGTAGCCCCTTAGAGAAGCATGTGAAAGACTCGACTCTACATTTACCATCGCAAGGTTTTAAAGCTCGGAATGCGCTGAAGCTCTGGTCCTGTGTCATACAGTGGAAACAACTGCGGCTGCTTCATCCCCTCGGCTCGGGTGGCTTTGGGTCGGTATATAAAGGAACCTACTACGGGAAGACGGTAGCGGTGAAGAAGGTCAAGAAATGCACTAAGAACAGGCTAGCCTCACGACAGAGCTTCTGGTCTGAACTGAATGCCGCCCATCTGCAGCATGAGAACATTGTCAGGATTGTGGCAGCGACCACCTGCATTCCCGAAAGCGTGGAAAACCAAGACAACATAGGCACCATCATAATGGAGTTTGCGGGAACAGCCACCTTGCATCATGTTATATATAACCACGCACCTCCCCTGGAAACAGAAACGTGCTTTCGGTTTTCCAAGGATATTGCTAACGGCTTACATTTCCTGCACTCGCATTGCATCATTCATTTGGATCTGAAGCCTGCGAATGTACTGGTCACTGATGGCAACATCTGCAAAATTGCAGACTTTGGCTGTTCCCAGAAAGTGGACAACTACAACGACATATCCCCTGCAAGACCCCAGAACTGTCACCTGGGCGGTACATACACTCACAGGGCGCCTGAACTTCTAAAGGGTGAAAATGCATCTTTCAAAGCAGACATCTATTCGTTTGGTATCACCTTCTGGCAACTGATGACTAGAGGCCAGCCATATACTGGCGACCGCCAAGCTGTGCTGTATGCTGTTGTGGCGTATGACTTACGCCCCGCTGTGACAGACGGTGTGTTTAACGAAACCCCTTTGGGACAAACTTGTAAAGCCTTCATGTGCAGGTGCTGGAACAAGGACCCTAGGGAAAGACCTAGCGCCAAAGAACTGATAGGTAAAGTTGAAACGTTACAGGACCTATTGACgacaatgtga